Proteins encoded in a region of the Nitrospira sp. genome:
- a CDS encoding DUF47 family protein, whose protein sequence is MFSLIPKEDAFFDMFKKAAHNMIEGSRLLKNMMDQFGDPAAQAKHIKDVEHIGDGITHDIATKLNQTFITPIDREDIHDLSSALDDILDAVEAVADRFVIYKITKPTESAIRLADILYQASVAVGQAVDRVGMSHAQINECSVKVNSLENEADRVSRDAISGLFEKETDPISVIKWKEIYETFEAGTDRCEDVANILERIVLKHN, encoded by the coding sequence ATGTTTAGTCTCATACCCAAAGAAGACGCCTTTTTCGACATGTTTAAGAAGGCCGCCCACAATATGATCGAGGGGAGCCGCCTGCTGAAAAACATGATGGATCAGTTTGGCGATCCTGCGGCGCAGGCGAAGCACATTAAAGATGTCGAGCATATCGGCGACGGCATCACGCACGACATCGCGACCAAGCTCAATCAGACCTTCATTACGCCCATCGATCGTGAAGACATTCACGACCTGTCCAGCGCGCTGGACGATATTCTCGATGCCGTGGAAGCCGTGGCGGACCGGTTTGTCATCTATAAAATTACCAAGCCGACCGAGTCGGCGATTCGCCTGGCCGATATTCTCTATCAAGCCTCGGTCGCGGTCGGCCAGGCGGTCGATCGTGTAGGGATGTCGCATGCGCAGATCAACGAATGCAGTGTGAAAGTGAACAGCCTGGAGAATGAAGCCGACCGTGTGTCGCGCGATGCCATCTCCGGCCTGTTTGAGAAAGAGACCGATCCGATTTCCGTCATTAAGTGGAAAGAGATTTACGAGACGTTCGAGGCGGGAACCGATCGATGTGAAGACGTCGCCAACATTCTCGAGCGGATCGTCTTGAAGCATAACTGA
- a CDS encoding inorganic phosphate transporter, which translates to MPDLTGFLLLTVVLALLFDFSNGWHDCANAVATVVSTRVMSPLAAVMWAGVLNVAGAFFSTAVAKMIGGGIVFPEAITSVVVGAALAGAILWNLVTLILGLPTSSSHALIGALVGSAVAHGGWSVVQFKGLRAILEAMIFSPLFGFLMGLLIMVAVSWSFFKVPRGVAQKVFSRLQLLSASFMAFSHGSNDAQKAMGIITLALVSSGQLTSSEVPTWVVVSCALAMGAGTMVGGRRIMRTLGMRIVKLDPVHGFAAETGAASVLLFTAHFGLPVSTTHTITSSILGVGATKRLSAVRWGVTTKILSAWIFTMPGAGALGALVYMILSSFA; encoded by the coding sequence ATGCCTGATTTGACGGGGTTTTTATTGCTGACCGTTGTGCTGGCGCTGCTGTTCGATTTTTCGAACGGCTGGCACGATTGCGCGAACGCGGTGGCGACCGTGGTGTCGACCAGGGTGATGAGCCCCTTGGCGGCCGTCATGTGGGCCGGTGTGCTGAATGTGGCCGGCGCGTTTTTCTCCACCGCCGTGGCGAAGATGATCGGCGGCGGAATCGTCTTCCCCGAGGCCATCACCAGTGTGGTGGTGGGGGCCGCGCTGGCCGGCGCGATTCTGTGGAATCTCGTCACGCTGATTCTGGGCTTGCCGACGAGTTCATCGCATGCCTTGATCGGCGCCTTAGTCGGATCGGCCGTGGCGCACGGGGGCTGGTCGGTGGTGCAGTTCAAAGGGTTGCGGGCGATTCTTGAGGCGATGATTTTCTCTCCGTTGTTCGGGTTCTTGATGGGATTGCTGATTATGGTGGCGGTCAGCTGGTCGTTCTTCAAGGTGCCGCGGGGCGTGGCGCAGAAAGTCTTCAGCCGGTTGCAGTTACTGTCGGCGAGTTTTATGGCCTTCAGCCATGGGTCCAATGACGCGCAAAAGGCGATGGGGATTATCACGCTGGCGCTGGTGTCATCCGGCCAGCTGACCTCGTCGGAGGTGCCGACATGGGTCGTGGTGTCCTGTGCGCTGGCGATGGGCGCGGGCACGATGGTCGGGGGCCGGCGGATCATGCGTACGCTCGGTATGCGGATCGTCAAGCTGGATCCGGTGCATGGATTCGCCGCCGAGACCGGCGCGGCCAGTGTTCTCTTGTTCACGGCGCACTTTGGTCTGCCCGTGAGTACGACGCACACGATCACCTCGTCGATCCTTGGGGTCGGAGCGACCAAACGTCTCTCCGCGGTGCGGTGGGGTGTGACGACGAAGATTCTCTCCGCCTGGATTTTTACCATGCCGGGGGCGGGAGCCCTGGGCGCCCTCGTCTATATGATTTTGTCCTCTTTTGCGTGA